One part of the Nocardioides zeae genome encodes these proteins:
- the lpdA gene encoding dihydrolipoyl dehydrogenase: MTHFDVLVLGAGPGGYVAAIRAAQLGKSVAVVEEKYWGGVCLNVGCIPSKALLKNAELAHTLTHEKAKFGIEGDATMSYGPTHKRSRQVSAGIVKGVHYLMKKNKITEIDGWGTFTGPKTIDVKGKDGEVSTHTADNVIIAAGAKVRTVPGVEISENVVTYEEQILDENLPSSIIIGGSGAIGVEFAYVMKNFGVDVTIVEYLDRIVPTEDADVSKELLKHYKKLGVKILTSTAVKGVEDTGSGVKVTVAPAAGGDEQVLEADKMLAAFGFAPRTDGYGLEATGVELTERGAIAIDEYGRTNVDGVYAIGDVTGKFMLAHVAEAMGIVAAEVIAGEETMPVEFDFVPRATYCHPQIGSFGYSEQQAKDKGYDVKTATFPFSANGKAQGLGEAVGFVKVVADAEHNEILGAHMIGPDVTELLPVLTLAQKWDLTADEIGRNVFAHPTLTESVKEAIHGISGHMINL, from the coding sequence GTGACCCACTTCGATGTCCTTGTCCTTGGTGCCGGCCCCGGTGGTTACGTCGCGGCGATCCGAGCTGCACAGCTCGGCAAGTCCGTCGCCGTCGTGGAGGAGAAGTACTGGGGAGGTGTCTGCCTCAACGTCGGGTGCATCCCCTCGAAGGCCCTGCTGAAGAACGCGGAGCTCGCGCACACGCTGACCCACGAGAAGGCGAAGTTCGGCATCGAGGGCGACGCCACGATGTCCTACGGCCCGACGCACAAGCGCTCGCGCCAGGTGAGCGCCGGCATCGTCAAGGGCGTCCACTACCTGATGAAGAAGAACAAGATCACGGAGATCGACGGCTGGGGCACCTTCACCGGTCCCAAGACGATCGACGTGAAGGGCAAGGACGGCGAGGTCTCCACCCACACCGCCGACAACGTCATCATCGCCGCGGGCGCGAAGGTCCGCACCGTGCCGGGCGTCGAGATCAGCGAGAACGTGGTGACCTACGAGGAGCAGATCCTCGACGAGAACCTGCCGTCCTCCATCATCATCGGCGGCTCGGGCGCGATCGGCGTCGAGTTCGCCTACGTGATGAAGAACTTCGGGGTCGACGTCACCATCGTCGAGTACCTCGACCGCATCGTGCCGACCGAGGACGCCGACGTGTCCAAGGAGCTCCTCAAGCACTACAAGAAGCTCGGCGTGAAGATCCTGACCTCGACCGCCGTCAAGGGCGTCGAGGACACGGGCTCCGGCGTGAAGGTGACGGTCGCCCCGGCGGCCGGCGGCGACGAGCAGGTGCTTGAGGCGGACAAGATGCTCGCGGCGTTCGGCTTCGCGCCCCGCACCGACGGCTACGGCCTGGAGGCGACCGGCGTCGAGCTCACCGAGCGCGGCGCGATCGCGATCGACGAGTACGGCCGCACCAACGTCGACGGCGTCTACGCGATCGGCGACGTCACCGGCAAGTTCATGCTCGCCCACGTCGCGGAGGCCATGGGCATCGTCGCCGCCGAGGTCATCGCCGGCGAGGAGACCATGCCGGTCGAGTTCGACTTCGTCCCCCGCGCGACCTACTGCCACCCGCAGATCGGCTCGTTCGGCTACTCGGAGCAGCAGGCGAAGGACAAGGGGTACGACGTCAAGACGGCCACCTTCCCCTTCAGCGCCAACGGCAAGGCCCAGGGCCTCGGCGAGGCCGTCGGCTTCGTCAAGGTGGTCGCCGACGCGGAGCACAACGAGATCCTCGGCGCCCACATGATCGGCCCGGACGTCACCGAGCTCCTCCCGGTGCTGACGCTGGCGCAGAAGTGGGACCTGACCGCGGACGAGATCGGGCGCAACGTGTTCGCGCACCCGACGCTCACCGAGTCGGTCAAGGAGGCCATCCACGGCATCTCCGGCCACATGATCAACCTGTGA